The following are from one region of the Chionomys nivalis chromosome 16, mChiNiv1.1, whole genome shotgun sequence genome:
- the Pnisr gene encoding arginine/serine-rich protein PNISR isoform X1, with product MWDQGGQPWQQWPLNQQQWMQSFQHQQDPSQIDWAALAQAWIAQREASGQQSIVEQPPGMMPNGQDMPTMESGPNNHGNFQGDSNFNRMWQPEWGMHQQPPHPPPDQPWMPPTPGPMDIVPPSEDSNSQDSGEFAPDNRHMFNQNNHNFGGPPDNFAVGPVNQFDYQHGAAFGPPQGGFHPPYWQPGPPGPPAPAQNRRERPPSFRDRQRSPIALPVKQEPPQIDAVKRRTLPAWIREGLEKMEREKQKKLEKERMEQQRSQLSKKEKKATEDAEGGDGPRLPQRSKFDSDEEDEDAENTEAVSSGKVTRSPSPAPPEEHSEPEMTEEEKEYQMMLLTKMLLTEILLDVTDEEIYYVAKDAHRKATKAPAKQLAQSSALASLTGLGGLGGYGSGDSEDERSDRGSESSDTDDEELRHRIRQKQEAFWRKEKEQQLLQDKQMEEEKQQTERVTKEMNEFIHRESNSLSLLEANEADGDVVNEKKRTPNEAPSALEPKREHKGKEKERRSRSGSSSSGSSSSNSRTSSSSSSVSSSSYSSSSGSSCTSSRSSSPKRKKRHSRSRSPTGKARRSRSYSRRVKVDSSRTRVKLLDRRRSDRSSIDRERRRNRSPSRDRRRSRSRSRDRRANRSSRSRSRDRRKIEDPRGNISGSSHKHKGEAKEQDRKKERSRSVDKDRRKKDKERDREQDKRKEKQKREEKDFKFSSQDDRLKRKRESERIFCRSGSISVKVVRHDSRQDSKKSATKDSKKHSGSDSSGRSSSESPGSSKEKKAKKPKHSRSRSMEKSQRSGKKASRKHKSKSRSRSTTPPRRKR from the exons ATGTGGGATCAAGGAGGACAACCTTGGCAGCAATGGCCCTTGAACCAGCAACAGTGGATGCAGTCATTTCAGCACCAGCAGGATCCAA GCCAGATTGACTGGGCTGCTTTGGCCCAAGCTTGGATTGCACAAAGAGAAGCTTCAGGACAGCAAAGCATCGTAGAACAGCCACCAGGAATGATGCCAAATGGACAGGATATGCCTACAATGGAATCTGGTCCAAATAATCATGGGAATTTTCAAGGGGATTCAAACTTTAACAGAATGTGGCAACCAG AATGGGGAATGCATCAGCAACCCCCACACCCCCCTCCAGATCAGCCATGGATGCCACCAACACCAGGCCCAATGGACATTGTTCCTCCTTCTGAAGACAGCAACAGTCAGGACAGTGGGGAATTTGCCCCTGACAACAGACATATGTTTAACCAGAACAATCACAACTTTGGTGGACCACCCGATAATTTTGCAGTGGGGCCGGTGAACCAGTTTGACTATCAG CATGGGGCTGCTTTTGGTCCACCGCAAGGTGGATTTCATCCTCCTTATTGGCAACCAGGACCTCCAGGACCTCCAGCACCTGCACAGAACCGAAGAGAGCGGCCACCATCATTCAGGGACCGGCAACGTTCACCAATTGCTCTTCCTGTGAAGCAGGAGCCTCCACAAATTG ATGCCGTAAAACGCAGGACTCTTCCAGCCTGGATTCGTGAAGGCCTTGAGAAAATGGAACGtgaaaagcagaagaaattagagaaagaaagaatggaacagCAGCGTTCACaattgtcaaaaaaagaaaagaaggccacAGAAGATGCTGAAGGAGGAGATGGCCCTCGTTTACCTCAGAGAAGTAAATTT GATAGtgatgaagaagatgaagatgcTGAAAACACCGAGGCTGTGAGCAGTGGGAAAGTCACTAGAAGTccatctccagctcctccagAAGAGCACAGTGAGCCGGAGATGACCGAAGAAGAGAAGGAGTATCAGATG ATGTTGTTGACAAAAATGCTTCTAACTGAAATTCTTCTGGACGTCACAGATGAAGAAATTTATTACGTAGCCAAAGATGCACACCGGAAAGCAACGAAAG CTCCTGCAAAACAGCTGGCACAGTCCAGTGCACTGGCCTCCCTCACTGGCCTCG GTGGCCTGGGTGGTTATGGCTCAGGAGACAGTGAAGATGAGAGGAGCGACAGGGGCTCTGAGTCATCTGATACTGACGATGAAGAATTACGGCACCGAATCCGGCAAAAACAGGAAGCtttttggagaaaagaaaaagaacagcagCTATTACAAGATAAACAGATGGAAG aagAAAAGCAGCAAACAGAAAGGGTTACAAAAGAGATGAATGAATTTATTCACAGAGAGTCAAATAGTTTATCACTGCTAGAAGCAAATGAAGCAGACGGTGATGTggttaatgaaaagaaaagaactccAAATGAAGCTCCATCAGCGTTAGAGCCCAAAAGAGAGCataaagggaaggagaaagaacgaAGGAGTAGGTCAGGGAGCAGTAGCAGCGGCAGCTCCAGTAGCAATAGCaggaccagcagcagcagcagctccgtCTCCAGTTCTTCATACAGCTCCAGCTCAGGCAGCAGCTGCACGTCCTCTCGCTCCTCTTCTcctaagagaaagaagagacataGTAGGAGCAGGTCCCCCACAGGGAAAGCCAGGCGGAGCAGGAGCTACTCTCGCAGAGTTAAAGTAGACAGCAGTAGGACCAGAGTGAAGCTGCTAGACAGGAGGAGGTCTGATAGAAGTAGCATTGACAGAGAAAGACGAAGAAACCGGAGTCCTTCCCGAGACAGACGTAGAAGCAGAAGTCGCTCAAGGGATAGACGAGCCAATCGTTCCAGTCGCAGTAGGAGTCGAGATAGGCGTAAAATTGAGGATCCACGTGGAAATATTAGTGGGAGCAGTCATAAGCATAAAGGTGAGGCTAAAGAACAAGACAGGAAAAAGGAGAGGAGTCGAAGTGTAGATAAAgacaggagaaaaaaagacaaagaaagggacCGTGAACAGGATAAacgaaaagagaaacagaaaagggaagaaaaagattttaaattcagTAGTCAGGATGATCGGCTAAAAAGGAAGCGAGAAAGTGAGAGAATCTTCTGTAGGAGTGGTTCTATATCTGTTAAAGTCGTAAGACATGACTCTAGACAGGACAGTAAGAAAAGTGCTACCAAAGACAGTAAAAAGCATTCAGGTTCTGATTCTAGTGGAAGGAGCAGTTCTGAATCCCCTGgaagtagcaaagaaaagaaGGCTAAGAAGCCTAAACATAGTCGATCGCGCTCCATGGAGAAATCTCAAAGGTCTGGTAAGAAGGCAAGCCGCAAACACAAGTCTAAGTCCCGATCAAG atcaacAACCCCTCCCCGTCGTAAGCGCTGA
- the Pnisr gene encoding arginine/serine-rich protein PNISR isoform X2 yields the protein MWDQGGQPWQQWPLNQQQWMQSFQHQQDPSQIDWAALAQAWIAQREASGQQSIVEQPPGMMPNGQDMPTMESGPNNHGNFQGDSNFNRMWQPEWGMHQQPPHPPPDQPWMPPTPGPMDIVPPSEDSNSQDSGEFAPDNRHMFNQNNHNFGGPPDNFAVGPVNQFDYQDLQDLQHLHRTEESGHHHSGTGNVHQLLFL from the exons ATGTGGGATCAAGGAGGACAACCTTGGCAGCAATGGCCCTTGAACCAGCAACAGTGGATGCAGTCATTTCAGCACCAGCAGGATCCAA GCCAGATTGACTGGGCTGCTTTGGCCCAAGCTTGGATTGCACAAAGAGAAGCTTCAGGACAGCAAAGCATCGTAGAACAGCCACCAGGAATGATGCCAAATGGACAGGATATGCCTACAATGGAATCTGGTCCAAATAATCATGGGAATTTTCAAGGGGATTCAAACTTTAACAGAATGTGGCAACCAG AATGGGGAATGCATCAGCAACCCCCACACCCCCCTCCAGATCAGCCATGGATGCCACCAACACCAGGCCCAATGGACATTGTTCCTCCTTCTGAAGACAGCAACAGTCAGGACAGTGGGGAATTTGCCCCTGACAACAGACATATGTTTAACCAGAACAATCACAACTTTGGTGGACCACCCGATAATTTTGCAGTGGGGCCGGTGAACCAGTTTGACTATCAG GACCTCCAGGACCTCCAGCACCTGCACAGAACCGAAGAGAGCGGCCACCATCATTCAGGGACCGGCAACGTTCACCAATTGCTCTTCCTGTGA
- the Pnisr gene encoding arginine/serine-rich protein PNISR isoform X3 gives MWDQGGQPWQQWPLNQQQWMQSFQHQQDPSQIDWAALAQAWIAQREASGQQSIVEQPPGMMPNGQDMPTMESGPNNHGNFQGDSNFNRMWQPG, from the exons ATGTGGGATCAAGGAGGACAACCTTGGCAGCAATGGCCCTTGAACCAGCAACAGTGGATGCAGTCATTTCAGCACCAGCAGGATCCAA GCCAGATTGACTGGGCTGCTTTGGCCCAAGCTTGGATTGCACAAAGAGAAGCTTCAGGACAGCAAAGCATCGTAGAACAGCCACCAGGAATGATGCCAAATGGACAGGATATGCCTACAATGGAATCTGGTCCAAATAATCATGGGAATTTTCAAGGGGATTCAAACTTTAACAGAATGTGGCAACCAG GCTGA